Part of the Pirellulales bacterium genome, GGCGGCAAACGCATCGCGGCGCCGGCGGCCGGCGCCACCGAAGTCTCGAACATCGACTACTTGAAGGCGGCAGAACGCTATCGCGCACTCTTGCTGCTGGGCGACGAAATCGGTGTCGTCCCGCAAGTCGAAGTGTGGGGGTTTTCCAAGACGCTCACCCGACTCGGGCAGGCTGTCATGGTCGCGATCGAAAGTAATCACCCCCGGGCCTGTGTGCTGGCCGATGCCTATCACCTCTACAAAGGCGGCTCCGACGTTACGGGATTATCGCTCTTGAACGGCGCCGCGATGCACGTGTTCCACGTGAACGACTATCCGGCCAACCCGCCGCGCGCGGCCATCAACGATAGCGACCGCGTCTACCCCGGCGACGGCATCGCACCACTTGTCGACATCTTCCGCACGCTGCAAAGAACAGGTTTCGACGGCTTCCTATCGATGGAGTTGTTCAATCCGGTGTACTGGCGACAGGATCCAATGGTGGTCGCTCGCACCGCACTGGATAAACTCAAGGCGGTTTTAGCTCGCGTGAACTGATTTAGGAACTGTGACAAATCCTCCCTCTTCCTCTGGGAGAGGTTCGGGGTGAGGGGTTAGCTGAGTGGCTGGGGTCGAGTCGTAGGCGAGCCCCCAGCTCGTGGCACTGCCAGGGGCTCACTGCGCTCGACCGCACCCTACTTCCGTTGTGAGACAAGACGCATTTCAGCTGGTGCCGCGATGTTCCTGAGACACGCGGCTCAGGCACGATTCTCGATCGAACGGTCATTCACATGACGGTCTCCTCGACCAACTCTGGCGCTAACAAGTTCGTGCTGGCGATTCACGGCGGGCTCGCTGGCCCGCGCGCGAGTCTTTCTGCCGATTGCGAACGGGAAGTTCGGGCTGCACTGCGCAAATCGCTGCAAAGCGGCGCCGCAGTGCTGCGAGTGAATTCCACCGGCAGCGTCGAAGCGGTGCTCGCGGCGGTGAAGGTCATGGAGGATTGTCCCCACTTCAACGCCGGCAAAGGTTCGGTCTACACTCGGGCTGGCACGATCGAAATGGACGCGGCCGTGATGGAAGGCGCCGAGCGGCGCGCCGGCGCCGTGGCCCACGTGAAACGAATTCGCAA contains:
- a CDS encoding sugar phosphate isomerase/epimerase, coding for MTNFKFCFNTSTVRGQKLSIVEEIDIAAQAGYQAIEPWVSEIQRYHDQGGSLPDLKKRIADLGLTVESAIGFAEWIVDDDARRAKALEHARQEMDLVRQIGGKRIAAPAAGATEVSNIDYLKAAERYRALLLLGDEIGVVPQVEVWGFSKTLTRLGQAVMVAIESNHPRACVLADAYHLYKGGSDVTGLSLLNGAAMHVFHVNDYPANPPRAAINDSDRVYPGDGIAPLVDIFRTLQRTGFDGFLSMELFNPVYWRQDPMVVARTALDKLKAVLARVN